CCTGTATTGCTTACTTTAAAAATAAGTTTAAAATGGTAAGGCTGTGCGTTATAACTAAACCACTCCTTAACCTCACACTTATTTAAAAATGTCTTTAAAGCCTTATTTAAGGCATAAAATGTACCTGAGTAGTAGTGAATTTTAAAAGCATTATGCAAAAGCTCACGAGCCAAGCTTTG
This region of Campylobacter anatolicus genomic DNA includes:
- a CDS encoding phage tail protein I yields the protein MSLLPKHKSKFDKKLDDFFGIKLDGLDISVINTLADTCPAQLLPILATSFDVDIDGLSQSLARELLHNAFKIHYYSGTFYALNKALKTFLNKCEVKEWFSYNAQPYHFKLIFKVSNTG